One Brassica napus cultivar Da-Ae chromosome A5, Da-Ae, whole genome shotgun sequence DNA window includes the following coding sequences:
- the LOC106394444 gene encoding uncharacterized protein LOC106394444, producing MSGVPGLSFLGPKSKNAVVAGGLTAFVFGVYFYTMKAVGGTDELQMAIDKFEDKKQVETDPKVPSKA from the coding sequence ATGTCGGGAGTTCCAGGTTTGAGTTTTCTAGGCCCAAAAAGCAAGAACGCGGTTGTAGCGGGAGGCTTGACTGCCTTTGTATTCGGGGTATATTTCTACACAATGAAGGCCGTTGGTGGCACGGACGAGCTTCAGATGGCTATAGACAAGTTTGAAGACAAGAAACAGGTTGAGACCGACCCCAAGGTTCCATCAAAGGCCTGA
- the LOC106360892 gene encoding molybdopterin synthase catalytic subunit-like gives MSSDEKNLIEILEEGHKVDIVKYIDYVSAPQAGAIATFSGTTRDMFEGKAVLELRYEAYVPMATRTLTSICTSARSNWDIHKIAVAHRLGPVPVGETSVFIAVSSVHRGDGLDACKFLIDELKATVPIWKKEVYTNGEVWKENSEFLEKRDGLVKREHRRSCCGSKVRVQEDENSS, from the coding sequence ATGTCATCGGATGAGAAGAATCTTATAGAAATCTTGGAGGAAGGTCACAAAGTCGATATAGTTAAGTACATTGATTACGTCAGTGCTCCTCAAGCCGGCGCCATAGCGACATTCTCAGGCACTACGAGAGACATGTTCGAAGGCAAAGCAGTCTTGGAGCTAAGGTACGAAGCGTATGTCCCCATGGCCACAAGAACCCTCACCTCCATCTGCACATCCGCTAGATCAAACTGGGACATCCACAAGATCGCTGTCGCTCACCGTCTAGGACCAGTTCCCGTTGGAGAAACCAGCGTGTTCATTGCGGTTTCGTCTGTTCACCGTGGGGATGGTTTAGACGCTTGCAAGTTCTTGATTGATGAGCTCAAGGCAACGGTTCCGATTTGGAAGAAGGAGGTGTACACTAATGGAGAGGTTTGGAAGGAGAACAGTGAGTTTCTGGAGAAGAGAGACGGTTTGGTGAAGAGAGAACATAGAAGAAGTTGCTGTGGAAGTAAAGTTAGAGTACAAGAAGATGAAAACAGTTCTTGA
- the LOC106396532 gene encoding mitogen-activated protein kinase 6, whose translation MDGNAGQPAADTEMSEAPSNPSPQVPGIENIPATLSHGGKFIQYNIFGNIFEVTVKYKPPIMPIGKGAYGIVCSAMNSETNESVAIKKIANAFDNKIDAKRTLREIKLLRHMDHENIVAIRDIIPPPLRNAFNDVYIAYELMDTDLHQIIRSNQGLSEEHCQYFLYQILRGLKYIHSANVLHRDLKPSNLLLNANCDLKICDFGLARVTSESDFMTEYVVTRWYRAPELLLNSSDYTAAIDVWSVGCIFMELMDRKPLFPGRDHVHQLRLLMELIGTPSEEELEFLNENAKRYIKQLPPYPRQSLTDKFPNVHPLAIDLIEKMLMFDPRRRITVLDALAHPYLNSLHDISDEPECTVPFNFDFEQHALSEEQMKELIYREALAFNPEYQQIV comes from the exons atGGACGGTAACGCTGGTCAACCGGCTGCTGATACAGAGATGTCGGAAGCTCCGTCTAACCCTTCTCCTCAGGTGCCGGGGATAGAGAATATTCCGGCGACTCTAAGCCACGGAGGGAAGTTTATTCAGTATAACATATTCGGGAACATCTTTGAGGTCACCGTTAAGTATAAGCCTCCCATCATGCCTATTGGCAAGGGTGCTTATGGCATCGTCTg TTCGGCTATGAACTCTGAAACGAATGAGAGCGTTGCGATTAAGAAAATCGCAAACGCTTTTGATAATAAGATTGATGCAAAGAGGACTCTCCGTGAGATCAAGCTGCTTCGTCACATGGATCATGAGAAT ATTGTTGCAATTAGAGACATAATACCACCACCACTAAGAAACGCATTCAACGATGTCTACATCGCTTACGAGCTAATGGACACTGATCTCCACCAGATCATACGCTCAAACCAAGGCTTATCCGAAGAGCATTGCCAGTATTTTCTTTACCAGATCCTCCGTGGATTGAAGTACATTCACTCCGCAAACGTGCTTCACCGCGACTTGAAACCGAGCAACCTCCTCCTCAACGCCAACTGCGACTTGAAGATCTGCGACTTTGGTCTAGCTAGAGTCACCTCCGAGAGTGACTTTATGACTGAGTACGTTGTCACGAGATGGTACCGTGCCCCGGAGCTGCTTCTAAACTCTTCTGACTACACCGCGGCGATCGATGTTTGGTCTGTTGGTTGCATTTTCATGGAGTTAATGGACCGTAAACCGCTCTTTCCTGGACGTGATCATGTTCATCAGCTGCGCTTGCTCATGGAG CTCATAGGAACTCCATCAGAAGAAGAGCTTGAGTTCTTGAACGAAAACGCAAAGCGTTACATTAAACAACTCCCACCGTATCCTCGCCAGTCCCTCACTGATAAGTTCCCAAATGTTCATCCTCTAGCGATTGATCTTATCGAGAAGATGCTGATGTTTGATCCTAGACGGAGAATCACAG TTTTAGACGCTCTGGCGCATCCATACTTGAATTCACTACATGACATCAGTGACGAGCCTGAGTGCACCGTACCTTTCAACTTCGACTTTGAGCAGCACGCGCTCTCAGAGGAGCAGATGAAGGAGCTTATCTACCGCGAGGCGCTTGCTTTCAATCCAGAGTATCAGCAAATAGTTTGA
- the LOC106396168 gene encoding U5 small nuclear ribonucleoprotein 40 kDa protein-like: MEIMPRENENALSAPTPMELGPGPYGKQRTSSLEAPIMLLTGHPSAVYTMKFNPSGTLIASGSHDREIFLWRVHGDCKNFMVLKGHKNAILDLHWTSDGSMIVSASPDKTVRAWDVETGKQVKKMAEHSSFVNSCCPTRRGLPLIISGSDDGTAKLWDLRQRGAIQTFPDKYQITAVSFSDAADKIFTGGVDNDVKVWDLRKGEATMTLEGHQDTITGMSLSPDGSYLLTNGMDNKLCVWDMRPYAPQNRCVKVFEGHQHNFEKNLLKCSWSPDGTKVTAGSADRMVHIWDTTTRRILYKLPGHKGSVNECVFHPSEPIIGSCSSDKDIYLGEI; this comes from the coding sequence ATGGAGATCATGCCAAGAGAGAATGAGAACGCTTTGTCAGCTCCTACTCCCATGGAGTTGGGACCTGGTCCCTACGGGAAGCAGCGAACATCAAGCCTCGAAGCGCCTATCATGCTGCTAACTGGTCACCCGAGCGCTGTCTACACCATGAAGTTCAACCCATCTGGGACTCTCATCGCATCTGGATCACACGACAGAGAGATTTTCCTCTGGAGAGTCCACGGTGACTGCAAAAACTTCATGGTTCTGAAAGGCCACAAGAACGCTATCCTCGATCTTCACTGGACAAGCGACGGCTCCATGATCGTGTCAGCGAGTCCGGACAAAACCGTGAGAGCGTGGGACGTTGAAACTGGGAAACAAGTCAAGAAGATGGCTGAGCATTCTTCCTTTGTGAACTCCTGCTGCCCTACGCGCAGAGGGTTGCCTTTGATCATCAGTGGGTCTGATGATGGAACCGCAAAGCTTTGGGATCTGCGTCAGAGAGGAGCTATACAGACGTTTCCGGATAAGTACCAAATCACAGCGGTGAGCTTCTCCGATGCAGCTGATAAGATCTTCACTGGAGGTGTTGACAATGATGTTAAAGTCTGGGACTTGCGGAAAGGTGAAGCCACCATGACGCTTGAGGGACATCAAGATACCATCACGGGGATGAGTTTGAGTCCAGACGGTTCCTACCTTCTCACCAATGGGATGGATAACAAGCTATGCGTGTGGGACATGCGGCCTTACGCTCCGCAGAACCGGTGTGTGAAGGTCTTTGAAGGGCATCAGCACAACTTTGAGAAGAATCTGCTGAAGTGTTCTTGGTCGCCTGATGGTACTAAGGTCACTGCAGGTAGCGCGGACCGTATGGTTCATATTTGGGACACAACCACTCGGAGGATTCTCTACAAGCTCCCGGGGCATAAAGGTTCGGTTAATGAGTGTGTGTTTCACCCATCTGAGCCTATCATTGGTTCTTGCAGTAGCGACAAAGATATCTACCTGGGAGAGATCTAA
- the LOC106360888 gene encoding protein FAM133-like, giving the protein MGKNQGYKAMQRARVGSSSGSAAPDEIEDGMVDGSYHTPEWHAARLAGLQTTHTITWEEYKKKQKDEELKKGELEADTDKLMREYRAQLDAERAMKLSKGRNYISSDKSRKDRKERDVTDRKDRDSRRKKSKKRKRTRRHSSDSSSSSSSSSESSSSDEEESRRSRSSSKRSKRDKKHKSKSRHSSKSSKDEDDGPVPLSKFFGNLKKS; this is encoded by the exons ATGGGGAAGAACCAAGGCTACAAGGCTATGCAGAGAGCCAGAGTCGGCTCTAGCTCCGGCTCCGCAGCCCCCGATGAGATCGAAGACGGCATG GTGGATGGTTCATATCATACACCAGAGTGGCATGCTGCTCGTTTGGCTGGTCTCCAGACCACTCACACCATTACTTGGGAAGAATAtaagaagaagcaaaag GACGAAGAGTTGAAGAAGGGGGAACTTGAAGCAGATACTGATAAACTGATGCGTGAGTATAGAGCTCAGCTGGATGCTGAAAGGGCAATGAAGCTCTCCAAGGGAAGGAACTATATTTCCAGCGACAAATCCAGAAAAG ATAGGAAGGAGAGAGATGTCACAGATAGAAAGGACAGAGACTCGAGgagaaagaaaagcaaaaaGAGAAAG CGTACGAGAAGGCATTCATCTGACTCAAGCTCCTCCTCCAGCTCATCCTCCGAGTCATCAAGCAGCGACGAAGAGGAATCTAGAAGATCAAGGTCGAGTTCCAAAAGATCCAAAAGGGATAAGAAACACAAATCTAAAAGCAGACACTCAAGCAAAAGTAGTAAAGATGAGGATGATGGTCCAGTGCCTTTATCGAAATTCTTTGGCAATCTTAAGAAGAGTTGA